A window of the Sphaerobacter thermophilus DSM 20745 genome harbors these coding sequences:
- a CDS encoding DUF3224 domain-containing protein, translating to MSTSATGQFDTISWDEHPFGEANGGSKLARATVTNVFRGDIEGRGTLEYLMVYHDDESATFIGLEQVVGRLADREGSFVLQHSGTYRDSVATGTWTVVPGSGTGDLSGLTGEGSFEARHGQPATYTLRLTLD from the coding sequence ATGAGTACCAGCGCGACCGGGCAATTCGATACGATCTCATGGGATGAGCACCCATTCGGCGAGGCGAACGGCGGCTCGAAGCTGGCACGCGCCACGGTAACCAATGTGTTCCGCGGCGACATCGAGGGCCGGGGGACGCTCGAGTACCTGATGGTCTACCACGATGACGAGTCCGCTACGTTCATCGGCCTCGAACAGGTCGTCGGCCGGCTCGCCGACCGGGAGGGCAGCTTCGTACTCCAGCACAGCGGGACGTACCGGGACAGCGTCGCGACCGGCACCTGGACCGTCGTTCCCGGTTCCGGCACCGGCGACCTCAGCGGCCTGACTGGAGAGGGCAGCTTCGAGGCCCGGCACGGCCAACCCGCCACCTACACGCTGCGCCTCACCCTGGACTGA